One Candidatus Thermoplasmatota archaeon genomic region harbors:
- a CDS encoding tripartite tricarboxylate transporter permease: MSDDAAALAEAVAGAFLGALSSLAPGFHVNTLAAFATGAPAPFLVAAFVSAGFAALAAGVFLGAPDEGAAAANLPAHALLHEGRGHEAVRRLVSGALAGFLLALALLPLFAWAFQGRDALRLLSAATPWALVALLALFLATDGKRLAYRRAWRIAPAAPERRVSGRVVARDGAVATLADGTRLVDDLGWIEGDVVRDAPVAATRVHGPLSRALGLAPGLAVMLLAGALGQAALALGAESPLGLPGGTMLLPLLAGLFGAPALVLALGHGAAAPTQLVADRVPPPRAGPLAAGALSASLVGLLPTLSAGHAVAVAFAAARGRVADRETALAVTGAAAGGAMAWSVAAWLALGRARSGALAAAPTPERWSPLWPAPPDATTALTAALVGALLGFALARFAARGLARMAARTPPAALPAGALALLALASWAFTGAPGLVVLATGTAVGLLPWRWGVRRTHAMAALTLPVLERAWL; encoded by the coding sequence GTGAGCGACGACGCGGCCGCGCTCGCGGAGGCGGTCGCGGGCGCCTTCCTCGGCGCCCTCTCGTCGCTTGCGCCCGGCTTCCACGTGAACACGCTCGCCGCCTTCGCGACGGGCGCGCCCGCGCCGTTCCTCGTCGCCGCGTTCGTTTCGGCGGGGTTCGCCGCGCTCGCGGCGGGCGTCTTCCTCGGCGCCCCCGACGAGGGCGCGGCCGCCGCGAACTTGCCCGCGCACGCGCTCCTCCACGAGGGCCGCGGCCACGAAGCCGTGCGGCGGCTCGTCTCGGGCGCGCTTGCGGGCTTCCTCCTCGCGCTCGCGCTCCTCCCGCTCTTCGCGTGGGCTTTCCAGGGCCGCGACGCGCTGCGGTTGCTTTCGGCTGCGACGCCGTGGGCGCTCGTCGCGCTCCTCGCGCTCTTCCTCGCGACCGACGGGAAGCGGCTCGCCTACCGTCGCGCGTGGCGCATCGCGCCCGCCGCGCCCGAGCGTCGCGTTTCCGGCCGCGTCGTCGCGCGCGACGGCGCGGTCGCGACCCTCGCCGACGGGACGCGCCTCGTGGACGACCTCGGTTGGATCGAGGGCGACGTCGTCCGCGATGCGCCCGTCGCCGCGACGCGCGTCCACGGCCCCCTCTCGCGCGCGCTCGGGCTCGCGCCGGGCCTCGCCGTGATGCTCCTTGCGGGCGCCCTCGGCCAGGCGGCGCTCGCGCTCGGCGCCGAATCGCCGCTCGGCCTTCCGGGAGGCACGATGCTCCTCCCGCTCCTTGCGGGCCTCTTCGGCGCCCCCGCCCTCGTCCTCGCGCTCGGCCACGGCGCGGCCGCGCCGACGCAGCTCGTCGCCGACCGCGTGCCGCCGCCGCGCGCAGGGCCCCTCGCCGCGGGCGCGCTCAGCGCAAGCCTCGTCGGCCTCCTCCCGACGCTCAGCGCCGGTCACGCCGTCGCCGTCGCGTTCGCCGCGGCGCGCGGTCGCGTCGCGGACCGCGAGACGGCGCTTGCCGTCACGGGCGCGGCCGCGGGCGGCGCGATGGCGTGGAGCGTCGCCGCGTGGCTCGCGCTCGGGCGCGCGCGAAGCGGCGCGCTCGCGGCCGCGCCGACCCCCGAGCGGTGGTCGCCGCTCTGGCCCGCGCCGCCCGACGCGACCACGGCGCTCACGGCCGCGCTCGTCGGGGCGCTTCTGGGGTTCGCGCTCGCGCGCTTCGCCGCGCGGGGCCTCGCGCGCATGGCGGCGCGGACGCCCCCCGCCGCGCTCCCCGCGGGCGCGCTCGCGCTCCTCGCCCTCGCGTCGTGGGCGTTCACGGGCGCGCCCGGCCTCGTGGTGCTCGCGACGGGCACCGCGGTCGGGCTCCTCCCGTGGCGATGGGGCGTGCGCCGCACGCACGCGATGGCGGCGCTCACGCTTCCGGTGCTCGAGAGGGCGTGGCTGTGA
- a CDS encoding trypsin-like peptidase domain-containing protein, which produces MGPQPARSVFAVLAITALLAPALAGVPTARASSEPIQPGDAISTSIGGCTLNFVFDSLATEGPHVGKVWIGTAAHCVAREGERVWTTGIGPFGTVDYMGDSSGGERNGRPGAQSDFALILVDAHLRGNVRASLKGHPTLPTGGLQPSVESKLGDRVQFSGYGTGYSLTFATREQRVGVLVHQDLLRYSLEGPIIYGDSGGPVVHASGRALGIVSIIDPVPLENSLEGHMQGPTVEGVIRELAPLGFALSLRSV; this is translated from the coding sequence GTGGGACCCCAGCCCGCCCGTTCCGTCTTCGCCGTCCTCGCGATCACCGCGCTCCTCGCGCCGGCGCTCGCGGGCGTCCCCACGGCGCGCGCCTCGAGCGAGCCCATCCAGCCGGGCGACGCCATCTCTACCTCGATCGGCGGATGCACGCTCAACTTCGTGTTTGATTCCCTCGCAACCGAAGGTCCGCACGTCGGCAAGGTCTGGATCGGGACGGCGGCGCATTGCGTCGCGCGCGAGGGCGAGCGCGTCTGGACGACGGGCATCGGCCCCTTCGGCACGGTCGACTACATGGGCGATTCGAGCGGCGGGGAACGCAATGGGAGGCCAGGCGCGCAGAGCGACTTCGCGCTCATCCTCGTCGATGCGCATCTGCGGGGCAACGTGCGCGCATCCCTCAAGGGGCACCCAACGCTCCCGACGGGCGGCCTGCAGCCGTCCGTCGAGTCGAAGCTCGGGGACCGCGTGCAGTTCTCCGGTTACGGCACCGGGTACAGCCTCACGTTCGCGACGCGCGAGCAGCGGGTCGGTGTGCTCGTCCACCAGGACCTTCTCCGGTATTCGCTCGAAGGCCCCATCATCTACGGCGATTCGGGAGGCCCCGTCGTGCACGCCTCGGGTCGCGCGCTCGGCATCGTGAGCATCATCGACCCGGTCCCCCTCGAAAACTCGCTCGAGGGACACATGCAGGGTCCGACGGTCGAGGGCGTCATCCGGGAGCTCGCGCCGCTCGGTTTCGCGCTCTCGCTCAGAAGCGTCTGA
- a CDS encoding NUDIX hydrolase, with the protein MPTDATRDVLASPGRAAGAPRRGPSPRRLADLARIEARYGVPEEVAIQVEMNPWEYSLLRYSKRDGRYRDTTMLIPWEGKLVCIAKHGYPDGIARPPSGGVVPGEPLDAAAMREAWEETGLRVQIDRYLLRVRCDFSSGRSKEMPPHALAEASTRGARNGGGLPEALAAFDAEHPAAPGATEYWESHVFWATPLGGDLKPIDTREIKSVVLVDPARLEGTIHPLMEASGVGGFRYRVDLQKRGLAAARAAGLLPN; encoded by the coding sequence ATGCCGACCGACGCGACCCGGGACGTCCTTGCCTCGCCGGGCCGTGCGGCCGGCGCCCCGCGTCGCGGGCCTTCCCCCCGCCGGCTCGCGGACCTGGCGCGCATCGAAGCGCGCTACGGCGTCCCCGAGGAGGTCGCGATCCAGGTGGAGATGAATCCCTGGGAGTACAGCCTCCTGCGCTACAGCAAGCGCGACGGGCGGTACCGCGACACGACGATGCTCATCCCCTGGGAGGGGAAGCTCGTCTGCATCGCGAAGCACGGCTACCCGGACGGCATCGCGCGCCCGCCCTCGGGCGGCGTCGTCCCCGGGGAGCCGCTCGACGCCGCCGCGATGCGCGAAGCCTGGGAGGAGACGGGCCTTCGCGTCCAGATCGACCGCTACCTCCTGCGCGTGCGCTGCGACTTCTCGTCCGGTCGCTCGAAGGAGATGCCTCCGCACGCGCTCGCGGAAGCCTCGACGAGGGGCGCGCGCAACGGCGGCGGCCTCCCGGAGGCGCTCGCCGCATTCGACGCCGAGCATCCGGCGGCCCCGGGCGCGACCGAGTACTGGGAGAGTCACGTCTTCTGGGCGACGCCCCTCGGGGGCGACCTGAAGCCCATCGACACCCGGGAGATCAAGAGCGTCGTCCTCGTGGATCCCGCCCGGCTCGAGGGCACCATCCACCCGCTCATGGAGGCAAGCGGCGTCGGCGGCTTCCGGTACCGGGTGGACCTCCAGAAGCGAGGCCTCGCGGCGGCGCGCGCGGCCGGGCTGCTGCCGAATTGA
- a CDS encoding multicopper oxidase domain-containing protein: MLPRRLALVGLLASSIVLAGCLGAGEGLAPASTDAASRAAAMLLDPPGSKVKETGITKEFDLYLHPMPEHEVYPGAKMAMWGFSFSPDPKSAQFPGPEIRVTEGDKVVVRFRPLVGGFEHSIHWHGQHVPWDMDGVPYVSQEPVFSGQEFVYTFIAKPAGTYWYHCHYDVQHHLDMGMYGPLVVEPQDPKSDPPFDAEVTLMLDEMDRFHLEGGNPSTTNMPQSGDPFDFADYGKRQAQDVANRNQQVQDAKGRAPDSPLTPKRSWYPDTEAPYRAHYNTFLINGASFPSTAPVMMPDGKVLRIRLINAGDQVHAMHLHGHHFLVTHKDGILLASPYWADSVLIGPGERYDLYVKGDNPGVWDLHDHMGTSLQNDYIWPGGMMTMFVYESFAAQAGAGGGHGHATMRTGHPVLDGQVRGTVAHHFVRWYTALPP, from the coding sequence ATGCTTCCCCGTCGCCTCGCGCTCGTCGGCCTCCTCGCGTCCTCCATCGTCCTCGCGGGGTGCCTCGGCGCCGGAGAGGGCCTCGCGCCCGCGTCCACCGACGCGGCTTCGCGCGCCGCCGCCATGCTCCTCGACCCGCCCGGATCGAAGGTCAAGGAGACGGGCATCACGAAGGAGTTCGACCTCTACCTCCATCCGATGCCGGAGCACGAGGTGTACCCGGGCGCCAAGATGGCGATGTGGGGTTTCTCGTTCTCGCCCGATCCCAAAAGCGCGCAGTTCCCCGGCCCCGAGATCCGCGTGACGGAAGGCGACAAGGTCGTCGTGCGCTTCCGGCCGCTCGTGGGCGGCTTCGAGCACTCGATCCACTGGCACGGCCAGCACGTTCCTTGGGACATGGACGGCGTTCCCTACGTTTCCCAGGAACCGGTCTTCAGCGGCCAGGAATTCGTCTACACGTTCATCGCGAAGCCCGCGGGCACGTATTGGTACCACTGCCACTACGACGTGCAGCACCACCTCGACATGGGCATGTACGGCCCGCTCGTCGTGGAGCCGCAGGACCCGAAATCGGACCCGCCGTTCGACGCGGAGGTCACGCTCATGCTCGACGAGATGGACCGCTTCCACCTGGAAGGCGGCAACCCGTCGACGACGAACATGCCGCAATCGGGCGACCCGTTCGACTTCGCGGACTACGGGAAGCGTCAGGCGCAGGACGTCGCGAACCGCAACCAGCAGGTGCAGGACGCGAAGGGGCGCGCCCCCGACTCGCCGCTCACGCCGAAGCGGTCGTGGTATCCCGACACCGAGGCGCCCTACCGCGCGCACTACAACACGTTCCTCATCAACGGCGCGTCGTTCCCCTCGACAGCGCCCGTGATGATGCCCGACGGCAAGGTGCTGCGCATCCGGCTCATCAACGCGGGCGACCAGGTGCACGCGATGCACCTGCACGGGCACCACTTCCTCGTCACGCACAAGGACGGCATCCTTCTTGCGAGCCCTTACTGGGCGGACTCGGTCCTCATCGGGCCTGGCGAGCGGTACGACCTCTACGTCAAGGGCGACAACCCGGGCGTCTGGGACCTGCACGACCACATGGGCACGTCGCTCCAGAACGACTACATCTGGCCCGGCGGCATGATGACGATGTTCGTGTACGAATCGTTCGCCGCGCAGGCCGGCGCGGGCGGCGGCCACGGCCACGCCACGATGCGCACGGGCCACCCGGTGCTCGACGGTCAGGTGCGCGGCACCGTCGCGCACCACTTCGTGCGCTGGTACACGGCGCTCCCGCCTTGA
- a CDS encoding long-chain fatty acid--CoA ligase — protein MRIFAGPPLDYKETSLPAMFFKSASTYPSRIAVRTRRSASEAWAEQTFREAASDVKAVAAGLAAIGVKPGERVALLGETSWNWTLADFAIMAAGGVVVTVYPTLTADQISYLLNDSESVAIFADNPDLLARALKNESQLEHTKQFILFEGRHPKAMTIDELREKGREKLAAKPTLVEERIAAVKPDEMATIVYTSGTTGVPKGAVLTHRNFYTAAVAAKQALGLKNYTDTLTHLVFLPLAHCYGRLGVFLLYEMGGTVSYSHPSRLGDDLRSVQPQVITCVPRLYERMYDQIQNAMAKESGAKQAIFAGASKTAKEYGRALSGGGTPGALLSAKHALFEKLVYGKLREKLGFTKLMIGFTGAAAIRPELLYFFRGIGVPILEGYGLTETSAPSNVNLPTKFKVGTVGPPFPGMQQTLAEDGEVLMKGPNIFEGYYNLEKETAEAFTPDGWFRSGDIGQFDEDGYLRIIDRKKELEVLNTGKKIAPIVVEEKLKSSPYIGEALLVATDQKYAAALIQPNYDRLVAWAESKNLPFDRKGVIQDKDPTGQLTTYGVGRDLLDHADVQALYKAEVERINLECADFERVKAFRLVPHTFTIARDELTPTLKKKRRVIREHYKDLIAQCFA, from the coding sequence ATGCGCATTTTCGCGGGACCCCCGCTCGACTACAAGGAGACCAGCCTTCCGGCGATGTTCTTCAAGAGCGCGTCCACGTATCCGAGCCGGATCGCGGTGCGCACGCGGCGGAGCGCGTCCGAAGCCTGGGCCGAGCAGACGTTCCGCGAGGCCGCATCCGACGTCAAGGCCGTTGCCGCGGGCCTCGCCGCGATCGGGGTCAAGCCGGGCGAGCGCGTCGCGCTTCTCGGCGAGACGTCGTGGAACTGGACGCTCGCCGACTTCGCGATCATGGCCGCGGGCGGCGTCGTCGTCACCGTCTATCCGACGCTCACGGCGGACCAGATCTCGTATCTTCTCAACGACTCCGAGTCCGTCGCGATCTTCGCCGACAACCCCGACCTCCTCGCGCGCGCCCTCAAGAACGAGTCGCAGCTCGAGCACACGAAGCAGTTCATCCTCTTCGAAGGCCGCCACCCGAAGGCGATGACGATCGACGAGCTTCGCGAGAAGGGCCGCGAGAAGCTCGCGGCGAAGCCCACGCTCGTCGAGGAGCGCATCGCCGCGGTGAAGCCCGACGAGATGGCGACCATCGTGTACACGAGCGGCACGACCGGCGTCCCGAAGGGCGCCGTCCTGACGCACAGGAACTTCTACACGGCGGCCGTCGCCGCAAAGCAGGCGCTCGGCCTCAAGAACTACACGGACACGCTGACCCACCTCGTCTTCCTCCCGCTCGCCCATTGCTATGGACGCCTCGGCGTCTTCCTCCTCTATGAGATGGGCGGAACGGTTTCGTACTCGCATCCCTCGCGCCTCGGCGACGATCTGCGGTCCGTGCAGCCCCAGGTCATCACGTGCGTTCCGCGCCTGTACGAGCGCATGTACGACCAGATCCAGAACGCGATGGCGAAGGAGTCTGGCGCGAAGCAGGCCATCTTCGCGGGCGCGTCCAAAACCGCGAAGGAATACGGCCGCGCGCTCTCGGGCGGCGGCACGCCCGGCGCGCTTCTCTCCGCGAAGCACGCGCTCTTCGAGAAGCTTGTGTACGGCAAGCTCCGCGAGAAGCTCGGCTTCACGAAGCTCATGATCGGCTTCACGGGCGCGGCCGCGATCCGCCCTGAACTCCTCTACTTCTTCCGCGGCATCGGCGTTCCGATCCTCGAGGGCTACGGCCTCACCGAGACGTCGGCCCCGTCGAACGTGAACCTCCCGACGAAGTTCAAGGTCGGCACGGTCGGCCCGCCGTTCCCCGGCATGCAGCAGACGCTCGCCGAGGACGGCGAGGTGCTCATGAAGGGCCCCAACATCTTCGAGGGCTACTACAACCTCGAGAAGGAGACCGCCGAGGCGTTCACGCCGGACGGCTGGTTCCGCTCCGGCGACATCGGGCAGTTCGACGAGGACGGCTACCTCCGCATCATCGACCGCAAGAAGGAGCTCGAGGTCCTGAACACGGGCAAGAAGATTGCGCCCATCGTCGTCGAGGAGAAGCTCAAGTCGAGCCCCTACATCGGCGAGGCGCTCCTCGTCGCGACGGACCAGAAGTACGCGGCCGCGCTCATCCAGCCCAACTACGACCGTCTCGTGGCATGGGCCGAGAGCAAGAACCTCCCGTTCGACCGCAAGGGCGTCATCCAGGACAAGGATCCCACCGGGCAGCTCACCACGTACGGCGTCGGCCGGGACCTCCTCGACCACGCGGACGTCCAGGCGCTCTACAAGGCCGAGGTCGAGCGCATCAACCTCGAATGCGCCGACTTCGAGCGCGTGAAGGCGTTCCGGCTCGTGCCGCACACGTTCACGATCGCCCGCGACGAGCTGACGCCGACGCTCAAGAAGAAGCGCCGTGTCATCCGGGAGCACTACAAGGATCTCATCGCGCAGTGCTTCGCGTGA
- a CDS encoding translation initiation factor, with translation MTPKIGGLPDELDPFGDLEVSEAKFRLRVEARRYGKNVTVLDVEGLPDHAIADLTTELKSAVASGGTSRGQVIELQGDHRRKVREILERKGYIVES, from the coding sequence ATGACGCCGAAGATCGGCGGTCTCCCGGACGAGCTCGACCCCTTCGGGGACCTCGAGGTCAGCGAGGCCAAGTTCCGGCTCCGCGTGGAGGCGCGCCGCTACGGGAAGAACGTCACTGTGCTCGACGTCGAGGGCCTCCCGGACCACGCGATCGCGGACCTTACGACGGAGCTGAAATCGGCGGTCGCAAGCGGCGGGACGTCTCGCGGACAGGTCATCGAGCTGCAGGGCGACCACCGCCGCAAGGTCCGCGAAATCCTTGAGCGGAAAGGATACATCGTGGAGTCTTAG
- a CDS encoding valine--tRNA ligase, whose amino-acid sequence MPDAEKDDAPQTDPAIAAMEEKWLATWEREGVYRFDFADRTRPVFSIDTPPPTVSGKMHIGHAYSYNQMDFVARYKRMRGFNLYYPFGFDDNGLPTERYTERTLGVKLADVGRQEFIRLCLEETKKAEAEMETSWRRIGMSCDWSILYRTIDKPVVKISQASFLDLHAKGRAYRAERPTIWCPDCATAIAQAEMEDKSLPSTFNDIAFDLVAGAASPEGGFKHGDKLVHVELKPGPEANSKPREVVHYHQGAEGKIVISTTRPELIPSCVAIFVHPDDARTKHLVGKKVRVPVGGAEVPVLTSDKVDKETGTGVVMNCTFGDLTDIDWWAANKLPLRISIGPNGKMTDVAGQYAGLGIEAARAAITADLKESGRLLHTKTIEHAVNVHERCGTPIEFLVTKQWFVSYLDMKDQFLANGEAVKWHPEYMRVRYDNWVKGLKWDWCISRQRYFGVPFPVWYCEGCGEARVAKGDELPVDPLVDKPKGACAKCGGSAFKGESDVMDTWATSSLTPQIGILAAADRLGAPGATLGDVSTHPALKRLMPMDLRAQAHEIISFWAFNTVVKAHFHHGTIPWRDTMISGFVKLGKGKKMSKSKGDIVEPLDVIRDYSGDALRYWSAQGASLGEDIIYNPKDLTRGQRLATKLRNVAAFIGKALEGWTPPPATKGLPNLRFTVMDRWVLAEFSRLARSATEAWDDYDYRRALLDTENFLWHVLADHYLESVKYRIYAEDDPTRDAARWTLATVGAGVTKLLAPVLVFSTEEAYMGQFARFDGARSVHVAAWPTPVAEDASALEAGAAVKEVIAAVRNWKSSRKVALNAALPVIEIIAPENVRRALEAGEGDIIGTTRVAGVKFVDASELEQHPVAVEPVQAKIGPKYKQDARAIVEALKAMKPSLAGPDGLEIKVASGATFRLEPGEYVVKTRPSLHGHDVEPIEAGGATLLLREG is encoded by the coding sequence ATGCCTGACGCGGAGAAGGACGACGCGCCCCAGACCGACCCGGCCATTGCCGCCATGGAGGAGAAGTGGCTCGCCACCTGGGAGCGCGAAGGCGTCTACCGCTTCGACTTCGCGGACCGGACGAGGCCGGTTTTCTCGATCGACACGCCGCCGCCGACCGTATCGGGCAAGATGCACATCGGGCACGCCTACTCGTACAACCAGATGGACTTCGTCGCGCGCTACAAGCGCATGCGCGGGTTCAACCTCTACTATCCGTTCGGTTTCGACGACAACGGCCTCCCGACGGAGCGCTACACGGAGCGCACGCTCGGCGTGAAGCTCGCGGACGTCGGCCGGCAGGAGTTCATCCGCCTCTGCCTCGAGGAGACGAAGAAGGCCGAAGCCGAGATGGAGACGTCGTGGCGCCGCATCGGCATGAGCTGCGACTGGTCGATCCTCTACCGCACGATCGACAAGCCCGTGGTGAAGATCTCCCAGGCCTCGTTCCTGGACCTCCACGCGAAGGGCCGCGCGTACCGCGCCGAGCGCCCGACGATCTGGTGCCCCGATTGCGCGACCGCGATCGCGCAGGCCGAGATGGAGGACAAGAGCCTCCCGAGCACGTTCAACGACATCGCGTTCGACCTCGTCGCGGGCGCCGCGTCGCCGGAGGGCGGCTTCAAGCACGGCGACAAGCTCGTCCACGTCGAGCTGAAGCCCGGCCCCGAGGCGAACTCGAAGCCGCGCGAAGTCGTACACTACCACCAGGGCGCGGAAGGGAAGATCGTCATCTCCACGACGCGGCCCGAGCTCATCCCGAGCTGCGTCGCCATCTTCGTGCACCCGGACGACGCGCGCACGAAGCACCTCGTCGGCAAGAAGGTGCGCGTGCCGGTCGGCGGCGCCGAGGTGCCGGTGCTCACGAGCGACAAGGTCGACAAGGAGACCGGCACGGGCGTCGTGATGAACTGCACGTTCGGCGACCTCACGGACATCGACTGGTGGGCCGCGAACAAGCTGCCCCTCAGGATCTCCATCGGCCCGAACGGGAAGATGACGGACGTGGCGGGCCAGTACGCGGGCCTCGGCATCGAGGCCGCGCGCGCGGCGATAACGGCCGACCTCAAGGAGTCGGGCCGCCTCCTCCACACGAAGACGATCGAGCACGCGGTGAACGTTCACGAGCGCTGCGGCACGCCGATCGAGTTCCTCGTGACGAAGCAGTGGTTCGTGAGCTACCTTGACATGAAGGACCAGTTCCTCGCGAACGGCGAGGCCGTGAAGTGGCACCCGGAGTACATGCGCGTGCGCTACGACAACTGGGTGAAGGGCCTGAAGTGGGACTGGTGCATCTCGCGCCAGCGCTACTTCGGCGTGCCGTTCCCCGTGTGGTACTGCGAAGGCTGCGGCGAGGCGCGCGTCGCAAAGGGCGACGAACTCCCCGTCGATCCGCTCGTGGACAAGCCGAAGGGCGCGTGCGCGAAGTGTGGCGGGTCCGCGTTCAAGGGCGAAAGCGACGTCATGGACACGTGGGCGACGTCCTCGCTCACGCCGCAGATCGGCATCCTCGCGGCCGCGGACCGTCTCGGCGCGCCCGGCGCGACGCTCGGGGACGTCTCCACGCACCCCGCGCTCAAGCGCCTCATGCCGATGGACCTGCGCGCCCAGGCGCACGAGATCATCTCGTTCTGGGCGTTCAACACGGTCGTGAAGGCGCACTTCCACCACGGCACGATCCCGTGGCGCGACACGATGATCTCGGGCTTCGTGAAGCTCGGGAAGGGCAAGAAGATGTCCAAGAGCAAGGGCGACATCGTCGAGCCGCTCGACGTCATCCGCGACTACTCGGGCGACGCGCTCCGATACTGGTCGGCCCAGGGCGCGAGCCTCGGCGAGGACATCATCTACAACCCGAAGGACCTCACGCGCGGCCAGCGCCTCGCGACGAAGCTGCGCAACGTCGCGGCGTTCATCGGCAAGGCGCTCGAGGGCTGGACGCCTCCGCCCGCGACGAAGGGGCTGCCGAACCTCCGCTTCACCGTGATGGACCGCTGGGTCCTCGCGGAGTTCTCGCGCCTTGCGCGCTCGGCGACCGAGGCGTGGGACGACTACGACTACCGCCGCGCGCTCCTCGACACGGAGAACTTCCTCTGGCACGTCCTCGCGGACCACTACCTAGAGAGCGTGAAATACCGCATCTACGCGGAGGACGACCCGACGCGCGACGCCGCGCGGTGGACCCTCGCGACCGTCGGCGCGGGCGTCACGAAGCTCCTCGCGCCCGTCCTCGTGTTCTCCACGGAGGAGGCGTACATGGGCCAGTTCGCGCGGTTCGACGGCGCAAGGAGCGTGCACGTCGCCGCGTGGCCGACGCCCGTTGCGGAGGACGCCTCCGCGCTCGAGGCGGGCGCGGCCGTGAAGGAGGTCATCGCCGCGGTGCGAAACTGGAAGAGCAGCCGCAAGGTGGCGCTGAACGCCGCGCTGCCCGTGATCGAGATCATCGCGCCCGAGAACGTGCGCCGCGCGCTCGAAGCGGGCGAAGGCGACATCATCGGCACGACGCGCGTCGCGGGCGTGAAGTTCGTGGACGCCTCCGAGCTCGAGCAGCACCCCGTCGCCGTGGAGCCCGTCCAGGCGAAGATCGGACCGAAATACAAACAAGACGCGAGGGCCATCGTGGAGGCGCTGAAGGCCATGAAGCCCTCCCTCGCCGGTCCCGACGGTCTCGAAATCAAGGTGGCAAGCGGCGCGACGTTCCGGCTCGAGCCGGGCGAATACGTCGTGAAGACGCGCCCCAGCCTGCATGGGCACGACGTGGAGCCGATCGAGGCGGGCGGCGCGACGCTGCTCCTGAGGGAGGGCTGA
- a CDS encoding ABC transporter ATP-binding protein, with amino-acid sequence MTIRAVGKRFGRRDVLRDVSFALSPGEVVGLVGHNGAGKSTLFRIVAGLLEPDAGGIEFSPTGARIGFLPERPAIYPELTPREFVAHFAELAGHDPGEASRRAEAHLDEVGLTEYKNTVMKRFSKGMMQRASLARALVGEPAILLLDEPESGLDPIARRDLREIVDARVSRGMGAILASHDLKTVQSTCDRVLILRNGSIVRAVDALDRRATGQTFALQVPEAQAERAARFAASLAMVAEVRRRNGVMTVGLRNNGTPDALLAAMVGAGISILFFGPASVDLEGEYAKHAGDLAEVG; translated from the coding sequence ATGACCATCCGCGCCGTCGGAAAGCGGTTCGGAAGGCGTGACGTGCTTCGCGACGTTTCGTTCGCGCTTTCGCCGGGCGAGGTCGTCGGTCTCGTCGGCCACAATGGGGCGGGTAAATCCACGCTCTTCCGCATCGTGGCGGGGCTCCTGGAACCGGATGCGGGCGGAATCGAATTTTCTCCAACCGGCGCCCGAATCGGTTTCCTCCCGGAGCGTCCGGCGATCTACCCGGAATTGACCCCTCGCGAATTCGTCGCGCATTTCGCCGAACTTGCCGGCCACGATCCGGGGGAGGCATCGCGCCGAGCCGAGGCGCACCTGGACGAAGTCGGGTTGACCGAATACAAGAATACGGTCATGAAACGGTTCAGCAAGGGGATGATGCAGAGGGCGAGCTTGGCTCGGGCTCTCGTCGGTGAACCCGCGATCCTTCTCCTGGACGAGCCCGAGTCGGGCCTGGATCCGATCGCGAGGCGGGACCTCCGGGAAATCGTAGACGCTCGGGTTTCGCGGGGGATGGGCGCGATCCTCGCGAGCCACGATCTCAAGACCGTTCAGTCAACGTGCGATCGGGTCCTGATCCTGAGGAACGGGTCGATCGTGCGGGCCGTGGATGCGCTCGATCGCCGAGCCACCGGTCAGACGTTCGCGCTCCAGGTGCCTGAGGCGCAGGCGGAACGCGCAGCGCGCTTCGCGGCTTCGCTCGCGATGGTGGCCGAGGTTCGGCGACGGAATGGCGTCATGACGGTGGGTTTGCGGAACAACGGTACCCCCGACGCGCTGCTTGCGGCGATGGTGGGGGCGGGCATCTCCATCCTTTTCTTCGGACCGGCGTCGGTCGATCTGGAGGGCGAATACGCGAAGCACGCGGGGGATCTGGCGGAGGTCGGATGA